In Microbacterium esteraromaticum, the following proteins share a genomic window:
- a CDS encoding response regulator transcription factor, with translation MRILLVDDEVRLADGIRRGLEAEGMVVDVAHNGVDGLARAHDHDYDAIVLDVMMPGMSGYRVCQALRTEGDWTPVLFLTAKDGEWDEVEGLDTGADDWLTKPFSYPVLVARLRALVRRGVRERPAVLEAGDLRLDPAARRVFRGDTEVSLTARELAVLDFLLRRRDEVVTKAEIIANVWGADFDGDANIVEVYVGHLRSKVDRPFGRESIQTVRGAGYRLVGRDA, from the coding sequence ATGCGGATCCTGCTCGTCGACGATGAAGTGCGCCTCGCCGACGGCATCCGGCGCGGGCTCGAGGCCGAGGGCATGGTCGTCGACGTCGCTCACAACGGCGTCGACGGCCTCGCCCGGGCTCACGACCACGATTACGACGCGATCGTGCTCGACGTCATGATGCCGGGCATGAGCGGCTACCGCGTCTGCCAGGCGCTGCGCACCGAGGGCGACTGGACGCCCGTTCTGTTCCTCACGGCGAAGGATGGCGAGTGGGACGAGGTCGAAGGCCTCGACACCGGCGCCGATGACTGGCTCACCAAGCCGTTCTCGTACCCCGTACTCGTCGCCCGCCTGCGCGCACTGGTCAGGCGCGGCGTCAGAGAGCGCCCCGCAGTGCTCGAAGCAGGCGACCTGCGGCTCGACCCCGCGGCTCGCCGCGTGTTCCGCGGCGACACCGAGGTCTCCCTCACTGCCCGAGAGCTGGCGGTGCTCGACTTCCTGCTTCGCCGCCGCGACGAGGTCGTCACCAAGGCCGAGATCATCGCCAACGTCTGGGGCGCCGACTTCGACGGCGACGCGAACATCGTCGAGGTGTACGTCGGCCATCTGCGCTCGAAGGTGGACCGCCCCTTCGGCAGGGAGAGCATCCAGACCGTGCGCGGAGCCGGCTATCGCCTGGTCGGGAGGGATGCCTGA
- a CDS encoding isochorismatase family protein, whose amino-acid sequence MTRALLIVDVQNDFTEGGALAVSGGDAVASGVSALLAEHAADYGVILASRDWHDSDSDNGGHISEQPDYVDTWPVHCVAGTSGADYDPLLDTAAITHHVRKGQGIPAYSMFEGVTESGERTAEVLAAHGVTEADVVGIATDHCVRASALDAIDHGIRVRILTDLVAGVAPGPSEAALAELAHAGAELGTSLR is encoded by the coding sequence ATGACCAGGGCTCTTCTCATCGTCGACGTGCAGAACGACTTCACCGAGGGCGGTGCGCTCGCCGTCTCGGGCGGCGATGCCGTCGCGTCGGGCGTGTCGGCGCTTCTCGCGGAGCATGCTGCGGACTACGGGGTCATCCTCGCGTCACGCGACTGGCACGACAGCGACAGCGACAACGGCGGACACATCTCGGAGCAGCCCGATTACGTCGACACCTGGCCCGTGCACTGCGTGGCAGGCACGAGCGGTGCCGACTACGACCCGCTGCTCGACACGGCGGCGATCACTCACCACGTGCGCAAGGGGCAGGGCATCCCTGCCTACTCGATGTTCGAGGGGGTCACCGAGAGCGGTGAGCGCACGGCCGAGGTGCTCGCCGCCCACGGCGTGACCGAGGCCGACGTCGTCGGCATCGCGACCGACCACTGCGTGCGCGCCTCGGCTCTCGACGCGATCGATCACGGCATCCGCGTGCGGATCCTCACCGATCTCGTCGCCGGCGTCGCGCCGGGGCCGAGCGAGGCGGCACTGGCCGAGCTTGCGCACGCAGGCGCCGAGCTGGGCACCTCCCTCCGATGA
- a CDS encoding DUF1697 domain-containing protein — MSDRCALLLRAVNVSGANRVPMAELRALLTARSGLQNVSTYIASGNVICDTPEDLEAARAGVRALIADEFGVDTPVIARTHAELARAEHADPFPDAALDKMVHAMFLEADPAPGAVEQLTPRLQPGERIALVGRELWIDYGQGGVASTKLTRPVLDRALGTPATGRNRNTVRRLVQLTAPA, encoded by the coding sequence ATGAGCGACCGCTGCGCGCTGCTGCTCCGCGCGGTCAACGTCTCGGGCGCGAACCGTGTGCCCATGGCCGAGCTCCGGGCTCTGCTGACCGCGCGCAGCGGGCTGCAGAACGTGTCGACGTACATCGCCAGCGGGAACGTCATCTGCGATACCCCGGAAGACCTCGAGGCGGCGCGCGCGGGCGTGCGAGCCCTCATCGCCGACGAGTTCGGCGTCGACACCCCGGTGATCGCCCGCACGCACGCTGAGCTGGCCCGGGCCGAGCACGCCGACCCGTTCCCTGATGCGGCGCTGGACAAGATGGTCCACGCGATGTTCCTCGAAGCGGACCCGGCGCCCGGTGCGGTGGAGCAGCTCACGCCCCGTCTGCAGCCGGGCGAGCGCATCGCCCTCGTCGGCCGCGAACTGTGGATCGACTACGGTCAGGGCGGCGTCGCGAGCACCAAGCTGACCCGCCCCGTGCTGGATCGCGCTCTCGGCACGCCGGCCACCGGTCGCAACCGCAACACGGTGCGCAGACTCGTGCAGCTGACCGCACCTGCCTGA
- a CDS encoding sensor histidine kinase, whose amino-acid sequence MTSPLRSIRSRLTIGALLIVAIALIAGSFAAVQVLRATLTDSVSAAVQQDVDTISSQLDRGPGRVDAIDDDVLVRLQGAGDDSDDDHDDDDDRPAPAPAPDQTNDEDARALPALDDGGVQRIEVDGEPYLAASEHTDRGTLTVARPLAGVDEAVSASAALLAVAVPLVLGLVGLVMWVVATRALAPVERLRRQVDAIDAAGLDRRVDAARDDELGALAHTMNRMLDRLEQSQTTQRRFVSDASHELRSPLATIRQHAELAAAHPEASSLPVLSRVVLDEGERMQELVEGLLLLARLDEGRGAAMAPTDVDDIALAEVHRLRGMGIAVDARGVGPGRVTGSASLLARAVRNLADNAARHARQHVTIRVFERDDRVVVQVEDDGSGIPAEQREHIFDRFVRLDEARARDAGGSGLGLAIVREIALAHGGTVTASDGASGGALMTLSLPRATEV is encoded by the coding sequence ATGACGTCGCCGCTGCGCTCCATCCGCTCGCGCCTGACGATCGGCGCGCTGCTGATCGTGGCCATCGCCCTGATCGCGGGATCGTTCGCCGCGGTGCAGGTGCTTCGCGCCACGCTGACCGACAGTGTCTCGGCCGCCGTGCAGCAGGACGTCGACACGATCTCATCGCAGCTCGATCGCGGTCCAGGACGGGTGGATGCCATCGACGACGACGTACTCGTGCGGCTGCAGGGTGCAGGTGATGATTCCGATGACGACCACGACGACGACGACGATCGACCGGCCCCCGCGCCCGCACCCGATCAGACCAATGACGAGGATGCCCGGGCTCTGCCCGCCCTGGATGACGGCGGCGTGCAGCGCATCGAGGTCGACGGAGAGCCGTACCTGGCCGCGAGCGAGCACACCGACCGCGGCACGCTGACGGTCGCACGGCCGCTCGCCGGCGTCGACGAGGCGGTATCCGCCTCGGCCGCGCTGCTGGCGGTCGCCGTGCCCCTCGTGCTCGGCCTCGTCGGGCTCGTCATGTGGGTCGTCGCGACACGAGCCCTCGCTCCTGTCGAGCGGCTGCGCAGGCAGGTGGATGCGATCGACGCCGCCGGGCTCGATCGGCGGGTGGATGCCGCACGAGACGACGAGCTGGGCGCGCTCGCGCACACCATGAACCGGATGCTGGATCGCCTGGAGCAGTCGCAGACCACTCAACGACGGTTCGTCAGCGACGCCTCGCACGAGCTGCGCTCGCCCCTGGCGACCATCCGTCAGCATGCGGAGCTCGCTGCCGCGCATCCCGAGGCGAGCTCGCTGCCCGTGCTCAGTCGCGTCGTTCTCGACGAGGGCGAGCGCATGCAGGAGCTCGTCGAGGGGCTGCTGCTGCTGGCCAGGCTCGATGAGGGCCGCGGTGCAGCCATGGCTCCGACGGACGTCGATGACATCGCCCTCGCCGAGGTGCACAGGCTGCGCGGCATGGGCATCGCCGTGGATGCTCGGGGCGTCGGCCCCGGCCGCGTCACCGGCAGCGCGTCCCTGCTCGCCAGGGCGGTGCGCAACCTCGCCGACAACGCCGCGCGCCATGCTCGTCAGCACGTGACCATCCGCGTCTTCGAGCGGGACGACCGCGTGGTCGTGCAGGTCGAGGACGACGGCTCGGGCATCCCCGCCGAGCAGCGGGAGCACATCTTCGACCGATTCGTCCGCCTGGACGAGGCGCGAGCGAGGGATGCCGGTGGGAGTGGTCTCGGGCTGGCGATCGTCCGTGAGATCGCACTCGCGCACGGCGGCACGGTCACGGCATCCGACGGCGCGTCGGGCGGCGCCCTCATGACGCTGTCGCTCCCGCGCGCAACCGAAGTCTGA